The genomic segment GATCAACCCCCCAGTGCCTTCCActttcccatcatccctcagAAACAAGATGAAGTGAGGAGCCAAAACGGGACCAGGATCCCATCAATTATGGTTTGATGGTGTTGACACAGGGCTTGAAGGCAAATGACTAAAGAGGACAAATAGCTTGAAGTCCATGGAGATTCGTGAGCAGGTGCCAAGGTTGCACTTCACATCTCACTCTTGTCCTTTGGGTTATGTAAACCTATGGAGCCTTTGAAAAGCTACAAAGGTGTGGAGGATAATAGCAGAAATCACAAGTGGGCTATTTGGAATGAATCATTGATTTGCAGTTTTCTTTACCATCttagctggggggggggggggggggggggttactgggAACCAGTGTGGCACACTGAAACCACGGGCCGACGAAACCACAAGTCTGAGCAGCGAGATACCTCGTAGCTTCTGCGTTtatgtgtttctctttctggaTACCTCTACACGGGTTGGACAGAAGAAACAAGGGAATATGAATGCCACAGTGGAAGCGCTTGCCTTCTTCCTGGGCTTTCTGGGCTGGTTGATGGTCGGAGTCGCCCTTCCGAATCGATACTGGAAGGTCTCTTCGGTGGATGGTAACGTTATCACCACATCAACCATCTACGAAAACCTTTGGATGTCCTGTGCAACTGACTCTACCGGAGTTCACAACTGCCGGGACTTTCCATCCTTGCTCGCTCTTAGTGGTATGTGGGCAACAGTTCTATTGGAATCGATGATTGATACTTCTCAGGCTTAAACACTAATTAGCCTGTTCAGTTCATATTTCGCTATTGTTTATCCAGTTCCACTTGGTTTAAACCTGACCTCATAATACTTCCATCAAGGCTTATACTGCTCTTGCTATGATAACTGGTAAATGTAGGTAATAAGCCTTAAGACAtgaccagagagagaggaaaagtaATCACAACCAACgtgaacacagacaaacaaaaaaaattacgtGAAACGGATTTTGAAGAGctaataataaatatcaaaaaaaaattacaggTTTTGTGAACACATTTCAGATTAAGCTGCATGCTTAGGTATTGGTTTAATTggcttgaataaataaaatgtaaatttacgATGTAGACTTTCCAAAATGACATAACAGACAAGTGTTGTATAGAACATGAGACGTTTTCTTGTCATCCACCTCAGTCAAGTGGTAGACTTTTCTATCTGATGACTAAACATCCAATGGTATGTAACGCTTCCTCATCTTATCGTAACAGAAATGTATCCTTTGATCCCAACATacagtcatgattttgttttgataaaacGAGAGACTGAAATTCATTAGTCAGGAAATCAAACCTTTTCTCTTGAAACAAAGTGAGAATCCTTTACCTGACGCTACGGAGGTTCTTAAGAGAGCAAGTTGtgttattatatattgtttttgtgtttgcacacAGGCTACATTCAGGCCTCCCGGGCACTGATGATCGCTGCCATTGTGTTTGGGACATTTGGGCTCGCAGCGACTCTCACAGGAATGAAGTGCTCAAAAATCGGGGGAGAAAACTACATCCTGAAGGGGAGGATTGCTGCCATCGGAGGAGTGTTCTTTTTACTACAGGGTAAGGATATTAGGATTAATGGGATGGCAATCTCTCAAAGAAGCATGAGAATATAGTTTGTCAGAGGACACAGTCACCACTAAAGACtggttttgctttttattttttttacacaaaaaatgGCGATGGAAATCTTGAGCCCCAGTAAGCCCAGCCttaaaagatgaaaagcatTTTGTCACATGAGAAATTGACGTAATCAAAGGGTGAAACCACACCCTTCACACGGAGCACCGGCCTGGAAGGAGTAAACATGTCTACTAATCCAAACTGTGTGCAGAAGACTAGCTATCAGAAAATGGATCACCAGTTCAAATGGTTATCCCAACTCCAACAAGGCTGCTGATAGACAAAAGCCTGCCTTCACCAAAGATCTGTGGATTGTTAGAATGAGTCAAGCTGCGTAAATTACAAAAGGTGATGCAGGGAGTGAAGCATCCACATGAAACAAAACTCTGATGTGACACCACCAATCTATACAGTTAGGTGCATATATTCAATACATACATTGAATATATAATGGATAGACatatatttcttaaaatgtaagtacGGAAGATTAATCTCactgtttagttttatttactTAATATTGTTTTGTTGCATAGTAACTTTGAACTTTAAAGTTGTTATAATGGATTACTCACTCCTTGCAATAAACTGATTCATGCTGTCATTAGCAGGTACCTTGGCCTTATCTTACGTAATTGGcctcattaataaataaataaattgacgtatgtaaagtgccttgagataatgtataatAGGGTGTGGCACAATATTTTTAGTCTTTTCAACAGCCTCTCAGACTTCAGGTGATCCCAAAATTAACATACTCTGTTTGACTCCAAACATGAAACAGGatgaacattttacattttttttacttgaattgAGAATGTCCGTGTCTACAGTGACCCTGATATCTTTTTTCCAGGGTTAAGCACCATGATTGCTGTATCTTGGTACGCAGCCAACATCACACAAGAGTTCTTTGACCAGTTTTATCCAGGGACGAAGTAAGTCAACACAAAGAGCATCAATGTTTCATTGTTAGAAGCAGGACGACGACTGAATGACACAAAGTGATGCTGTTGTTTAACATGGAGTAAATAACGCTCCAGGTATGAGATCGGAGAGGGCCTGTACATCGGCTGGTCCTCGGCCACACTCGCCATCTGCGGAGGCTCCTGCCTGTTGTGTGCTTGCAAATTCAAAACAACCGATGACAAGATGTGAGTAAACCTGCCGCTGGGAAGTTTTTACATGAATTCAATGTGAATATTCTCCCAGTTGaaacgtgtgttttttttgtgtgtttttagacCGTATCGATACCAACAGTCCTCCAGAGGACACGCGCTGTCCACTGTGCAGACGTCGCAGACTGTGCCAAGCAACTATGGAAGAAATGCATACGTCTGATTGTTAATGCAAAGGCGGGAAAATCCAGCAGAGTCAGAagaaagtcagagagacagattgTTTTGAAAGAGGACGAACAGTGTCTATTATTCTCAATGCACAACGAGAGGGCATTGAGAGTTGGGAACACACATTTCTAATCACAGTAGTACAGTTATATGGTGACAGCGGTGAACTTGATTCGGGGATTTATTGGCTTTATATAATCTAAGCCTTTTAGGTGTATGCATATGTATAGCATATGTAATGTTTATATAGTGTTAAAACTGCTTCACTACTCCTGCCTATGTGTTGACTATATGTACAGTAGGGTCTCCTATATTAACCTGCTCTATATTTTCCAATATCTAATCCTCTTTGAACTGTTTCAGTTCAAGTCTATAAAGTTTGTGTTGTTATATAAagtgttttaattgtttgttaTGTCCATGCATGAAAGTGAATTCAGGTTGACACAAGCAGGTCTTACTTTGTACTAACATAATCAGCTGCTCTTGAAGGGGTCCCTTTCCGCTCAGGGCCCCTGGCATCTACCTGCAACCCTTCAACAAAACATGTTGTTAATGTGCAGCATATTCAGATGATTCCATCACCTCTAGAAGTTAAAAGCTCAAACAGAGTCCTCTCTCTGGGACATGATGGTAAATCCAGATATCTCTTGATCAATTATCTGGCTAATCTGAAAGGAGATACGTCTCTTTAGAGGAGGTTTCAATAATTACTAAGAGATCCATAATAATGAGACATTCTGTGACTTCGGTCTGTGCCGTGGTCATGAcctaaatatttattttttaaccgGGAAAACAGGCTCTGACCCAATGTGATTCATCCAGTGTGATTTTATGATGATTTCAAATGTCAGTAATGGTGAAGAAACAAATGGAAACATAGTCTTTGATAGTTCTGTGAATTTTGATCatagtttatttaattgtttctgTAATCTTGCATATATTTTTCTAGATTTGttttatacacaaataaatgcCGTTGTCAGTGACAGATTGAACTCAACCCTGAGGATGTCAATAAGATATTCTAACTTTCTATTAAAGATTGATGAACGCAGCTGCCGAGCAATGTTCAAATAAAGGAGTTTCAGGTTACAGAGCTTGATGGCACATCATCTTCCTTAACCAACAGAGAACTGAATTTACTGCCCTATttgattgtgtcttttcacgTAGATTCGCATAAGAGTCCAGAATGTAGATCATACCGAAATAgtcaatgcaaaaaaaacagtgccccctgctggacagatATTGCTAAACATCGTTAAATCAAATTGTGCTCTGATCAAAGTCTTTTGATTAAAGTTTCTTTCATAATTCATTCATAAATGTGGACAAACAATATGGAAAAACTTTATTAGGGGAATAATGACAAAGCATAACCACACaatcttatttttttatatcacagTATTAACAGTAAATCATAAGTGGGGTACCCAACTCTATTAAAGTATGATTGACTTTAGATGTATGTTAAACCAGCAAAAACCAGAACAGTGAAGCTTATTTTGACATTGTCTTACAAAGTAAATTTGTgtacaacagaaaacacagagaacaagaATGGCACTTAATGCTGCATatacaaggcccaacagtccccttatgtacaatcaggctgcaccaaattatacACGCTCATAGATATTACTTCCCTAAGTAAATTTCCTTTCATCACCAAGGTGCCTGTAATATTTCTGgagattaaaataacaaaaatgaagAATAACCGCCCATCTGGAGCCACTGTAGATCTTCCTTGTAAAACAACTAATCTTTAGGTGCACTTTTTGCTAAATTGTCAAACTCCTGTCCTTCAAAACGAATGAAGTGCCAGCCGTCCTTCTCAGTGATGTCCCGAGCTCCTTTAGCAGCATAGAACTCTCGAGCTGGAGTATTCCAGTCCAACACGGAAAACTGCAACCGCACGCACAGATTCTTTTTCCCCATCTGAGCAAACAAATCAGTCATTTATATAACTGTGCATCTCTTCCTCTCCGCCATACAGCTGATGGTTTTACTGGTCTTTActtgaacatgtttttttgctttaaaatatatttcatatgGGACTAGACTACAACTAATATTCCTGCAAATTTAGGCCTAAAATCCCAAACTTTCTTACCTCAGCAACTTTGCTGATTAGACCCTTGCCAATACCCtttcctgcaaaaaaaaaaaaagaatgacaaaataaaaaatttagaTAGAAAGGTAAATGGATGTATGTGCAAGAAGGCCCTAAGGTACTAGGAGGTCAGTCAGTCTGCGTGGACAATACAGATTTTATGTAAAGCTAATCATGCTGAACTGCATatacatgcagcagcagagcaaaacACCAAGTAAATTATCTCTTATATTATTATGAGAAGTATAACAACTTTTTGGGTTCAATACGAAAACTGTCGTAAGACAAAGTGAAAAATGATGGGCTGCCCCAGTCaagataattaatgggaaacaatGCATATaaccaaaaaaagaagaatattaCATATATAACATATTTTCACCTCTGAATTCCTCCATCACATACAGGTCTTCCATATACATCGCCCGACCCTTCCATGTACTGAAGGTGAAAAAGTAAAGGGCGTAGCCGACAACTGTGAATCCTATAAGGTCAGAGGACACAAGTAGTGAAAAGACGAACAGGCAGGGTAACAgcaaaatgaaaagtttgttGTGTATGCAGAGTGGGGCTGCaaaaaacaagaggaggaacTACATTGACACTGTTGATAAGTGACAGTCATGATTTGGTGGTTAATTGGGCATTAGCTAAACGTCGAGAGCAAAGACATTTTATGATCTGCGTAAGATGCATATTCAGCTGATGAGGAagccaacaataaaaaaagtccTTTATCTACAACTTTACCCTCTTTGGATTTATGCTCCTCAGGAACTTCTGCAATGAGAAATTCAAAGAAGGGATTCTGGCAGAAGCCGTCCCTCTCCAGTTctacaggaaaacaaaacaggaaatttACCCTGTGTGAACCCACACAGCCACACCTTTACTGATTTATTCTCCCATGTTAATTATGACCGAAGTCTGATCCTAACATCTTGATGCTCTTTAATATCTAATCTCACACTGTCAGTTACAAGGCAACAAAAACAGCTCCACTTGCATTGACCGCCAACGACTCTTTTTGCAGCAGATGTTGTTCATTAATAGCAGGGAAAACGCagtttaaggttagggttaacTCGTCAGGTTGTGCCATGTACCGTGATGCCTCTCTGGAAT from the Platichthys flesus chromosome 15, fPlaFle2.1, whole genome shotgun sequence genome contains:
- the LOC133970057 gene encoding claudin-15-like isoform X2 yields the protein MNATVEALAFFLGFLGWLMVGVALPNRYWKVSSVDGNVITTSTIYENLWMSCATDSTGVHNCRDFPSLLALSGYIQASRALMIAAIVFGTFGLAATLTGMKCSKIGGENYILKGRIAAIGGVFFLLQGLSTMIAVSWYAANITQEFFDQFYPGTKYEIGEGLYIGWSSATLAICGGSCLLCACKFKTTDDKIPYRYQQSSRGHALSTVQTSQTVPSNYGRNAYV
- the LOC133970057 gene encoding claudin-15-like isoform X1, with the translated sequence MKEITEVIALFLGFVGWILIFISLQDQYWKESTTEGSVITTSTLYENLWMSCASDSTGIYNCRDFPSLFALPGYIQASRALMIAAIVFGTFGLAATLTGMKCSKIGGENYILKGRIAAIGGVFFLLQGLSTMIAVSWYAANITQEFFDQFYPGTKYEIGEGLYIGWSSATLAICGGSCLLCACKFKTTDDKIPYRYQQSSRGHALSTVQTSQTVPSNYGRNAYV
- the sat2b gene encoding diamine acetyltransferase 2b isoform X1, which gives rise to MDFKIRVGTKDDCKDMSRMIKELAVFEKKLDEVKTSHEELERDGFCQNPFFEFLIAEVPEEHKSKEGFTVVGYALYFFTFSTWKGRAMYMEDLYVMEEFRGKGIGKGLISKVAEMGKKNLCVRLQFSVLDWNTPAREFYAAKGARDITEKDGWHFIRFEGQEFDNLAKSAPKD
- the sat2b gene encoding diamine acetyltransferase 2b isoform X2; the encoded protein is MDFKIRVGTKDDCKDMSRMIKELAVFEKKLDEVKTSHEGFTVVGYALYFFTFSTWKGRAMYMEDLYVMEEFRGKGIGKGLISKVAEMGKKNLCVRLQFSVLDWNTPAREFYAAKGARDITEKDGWHFIRFEGQEFDNLAKSAPKD